The following nucleotide sequence is from Sander lucioperca isolate FBNREF2018 chromosome 19, SLUC_FBN_1.2, whole genome shotgun sequence.
GGCTAATAGTGGACTTTACATAAAATGAGGAGTTCTGGTGGCCACTGAAAACTGCCACTGTGGAGGAAAACAAACAGCAATATTAGAATCATGAAAGAAAGATTCAATTCAGAAAGCAATTGAgcctgaaaaacacaaaaataaatagagtaataaaaaaaaaaaaatgacatgagCTTTAATGAGATGCAAAGTGTTAAGGACTAGCTGATTTGTTGCTGATTAGCAGTCCGATAAGGGTTCCACATTCCTCAGGACAAGCTCTGACTTAAAGATATTAGAATATGCTTGTACAAGCATACAAAGTATCTGCATCTCTACATTTCCTCTGTCAAACAGTGCCCTCTTGCTTTACTCTCTGCTCCCATGACAGTTAAAACAAAGGACATTAGTTTGCAGCCACATCTAGTGATATGCAATGGCAATGAATTTAATTAGGGATAAACCGAAAAATGTCTATTCAGGCATAGATACACAATATGTATAGTCGGAGTGGAGTCCTTGTTCACCTGGAGTCGTTTTCATTCCACTGACATTAAACATGTAGATACTATCATCAGTGCAGTTACATATGACGTTGGATCTTGTGGAGTCCAGAACAAGTCCAGAATAACCTGCAACACATGCAAAACCACATTCAGTTTATTCTGGTCATTTGCATATTTCGGGTAAAAATGGCGGCCAGCATTGTACAAAACTAACCCAGTCGCATGCGCATGCAAGAACCCGGGTACAGGTACGTCTGCAGTGGGACAGGATCCTGACGGTGTGCAGTGTAGTTCTTCCTCAGATCCCACATCTTGATCACTCTGATTCAGATGAATGAAATAGAGAAATGAATGTGATCATGCAATTTTATTTgctttgaaagtcattttataCTGGCTTGCTGCATGTTAGAAACAagtaaagcccctgacacaccaaccagacggccgaccctcggcagaaaaggcagttggactgatcagtctccccgagttggtcaaaaaagtgcctcagaacacaccaaagcgacgagacgtaatacgtctccataacagcaggcggcgctaatctgtattgtcacccaaaaatgaaaaccagcagctgattggacgaacgtgtcacgtgggtctgatttctccggaaattcaaagacacactgtcatggcggcttgttcagaatacgatcacatattttacgaagacagttcactgaaatgtgtttctgaaaacattttaagtgagaaataggccgtgcagttgctgaatctgtcttcatttctcctcgtttccgggttagcactccaccaatcagatgggtcatttgagtccaactgccggcagtgcccgccttccaaaatgaaggccgacggacgacggcacggaacacaccgaacagacttgagtcactgacctcgccagactgtccgacggccgattatcgcaTTAGTGTGTCACGACCTTAACAGTGGTTTCTTACCCATCAACGGCCCCAGAGGAGATGAGGGTGTGCTGATCCCGAAACAAAACTACTGTGACACTCTGCTGGGTGTCCTGCAAGAGAGATGAGGTGCTTAAAGATCAGTCTTCCTTCTGCACTGCTCTTTCCTTCATTTAAATCGTTGGAGAAACTCACCACACTGGGAGCCATGCCACGTGTGCTACTCCGCCTCTTCTTTGTTCTGGCGGGGGTGTTTGTCTCTGCTTTGTTGTGAGCACCACTGATCTGTTTCACCTGTCTGTAGAAACCATCTGAGaggaagacacaaacacatataaaaTAGCCCGACTAATCTTTATGCATTTGCCCCATAAGGCCTAATACATTATAACTTTATAGAAATAAAGATTGGGACTGACAAAACACTACATTTTacacaatacaaaaacaaaacctttgTAATTGAAATTTCCAATTGATACCTTTTTTGCTGCACCTGGTGTCCCAGACCATAATATTTCCATCTCTGGCCCCAGTACAGAACACAGCTGTTTAATAGAAGACAAAGCATCAATAATGTGATACATCAAAGCATCATTAACGCAAAGATATCAAATGCAATGTCATGCATCCACCTACTTAAAATTAACTACTACAAAAAATAGTTTACAGTTAGTTAATGGTTTCTTTTCTTAGATTTTTAAATGAAGATtccaattgtttttttcttcctggcATATATATGAATGGTTTTTAATGCTATGCCAATAGGTGAGGGTGCATATAAACATTTCAATAAATAGCCCCAAAATCCAATATCACACCACCAACACAGTAATTTTGAGAAACCAGGGAACAAAAGTGCCCCCTGCAATATAGTATGTGATCAGTATAAAATATACCTTTCTCCTGTGGTGTGAATGAAACAGACTTAAGGCTGCAGAGGTGACCCTTGAAGCTGCCTAACAGCTCCCCTGACTTCACATCCCACAGCCTGGCCATCTGATCACCAGCAGCAGTCACCTAAGAATGACACACGACCAATAAAAATGGTTTCAAGAAGGCTTTACTTGTCAGTAAAGAGAGTTCACAAGCTGCTTTCAATGCTGGAATATGAACAACAGTAGATAATGAGGAACTACAAGGAgtcataaacaaaataaaaccatgcaaCATCAATATATGAGTTAAACGCATCTATGTAAGGACCAAATATTAGATGTATTAATGTCTAAAGCATTTAAAAGATGTTACTGACATCATGATTCAAAGTGGACTGATGATATGGCATGCATTTATTTGTACTTACTAAGTGAGGCTCCCCTGGTACCCAGGCTATGTCAAAGACAGCATTGTCATGAGCCAACCattctgaaaacacacacacacacacacacacaccataagcCACTGATATttctttataataataaaaaatatatataatggacaGAACTACTGTAtgtggagggggagagggggggttCTACACATACCTTTAAGGAGTGACTTTTCACGGCTCTCTGTGTTGTAGATCCTAACAATGCCTTCTTCATTAGCTACTGCAAGGATGTTCTGCATGTGCCCCGCTGAAGAGAGACACGTCGGTTAGATGGATAAATGGCAACAGCTCTGTTGTGTATCATCGGAGGGTAATATGGCAATATGTACAAGTGGGTTACCAGAGGAGAAAGCCAATCCAAATGGTGGCACAGAGTCACCCAGGTTGCCATAGGAGATGTGTTCATCTTGTCGGACACACTGGTAGCCTCCCAGCACAGAGCTCAGAGGGTACCTGGGCCAGGGGTCTGCAGGGAGGGCTGGGGAGATCCAAGAAGAAAGTACATTTAGTCAGACACTCTACTTAAACTATAACTGATACTTCAATTTTGTGATTTTACTCCACGGCATTCAGAGTTTAAATTGCATTTACATTTATTCCACCACATCTATCTGGTGGCTGTAGttactgggtttttttttttcaggcttTATTTGACTTCTTACTtatgacatttaaaatgaataaaaggcTGGCCAGTAACTCAATAGAATTATTAATCGACTTTCAGTGGTGTCCTATCggaatgttaaaataatgttCTCTTAGCACAATCTGCTATCCAAATGATTGATTACAAACTGATAATTCGAATTTAAAACTAACAAATTAGTTACTAGTTAGTGTTTCTCATTTTAAGAGTTATAATGCAAAACGGTAGAGCACAGGTCATTGCACTCAACATCAATTTTTCAAATATTATTTGGCctacattttgtaaaaatataCTTATTAATATGGTGATATTGATTTCAGACACGTTAAAGAAGCGGGTTTTTCACGCGTATTAATGTAACACCACGTTACATTATTAACGTAAACTAACGTAAATGTGAGCTAGTTTGGATCGTTAGCTAAATTTTTCTGCCATGGCAACAGAAATAGAACGTGACCAAAGATCCATCTGTAAACTACAGTGGGATGAGAAATCTAAACTTCACATGGCAAAAAGGTGAGCTTTAAACATTACCCTTGATGTTAACCTAGCTTAAGTTGAGATAGCACAATAAACCACAAGGCACACCCAGAGTAACGTTAACCGAAAAGCCCCCCAAATATTCCCAAACACATTGATTATCTTACCATTCTGCCTTCGTCTGCCCACTCCTCTGTCAACTATTGAGCGGAAAAGCATCCCTAAACTCCTGTAGAGGACAAtctgaaattattttaaataatacaGAAGTTTGTCAGATCGTTAGCTGGTGGTCTTTTCCGTGTTCGTGTTCgtgttgctgttgctgctgctctcTTTCCCGCGAACAGCTCGTCGCACCACAGGGACTGAATCCCCCGCTAATATTGCGTTACGCGCTACCATTGGTTGAAACAACCACTTCCTCCTTAGCGTCACTTCCACATCCGCATCCTTTGTGATGATCTGTACAGAGAGCGTTCTGTAAAGTTTGCCATAATAACTACCGAGTAATCCattctttcaaaataaataacgtTAAGAGAATGGCCCAGCCCAGTACACTCATCAGTCATACTTAGAACTGGATCAATATAACCTCTGTTTTGGATGGATCATGAGCAATAGTTGAGGAAGTATTCACATCCTTTACCTAACTAAAAGTACTaataacacactgtaaaaatctATATACATATTCCTACATTGAtaatattacttaagtaaaagtatgtacgTAAATGTGTATTgcactcaatgcagaaaaatgtcccctgtgacTGTCAATCAACTAGCCTAAatgattaatcgactaatcattACAGCTGTACTTGAATCGTTTTGGTTAGTTTTAATTTataacaaaacatattttacaaGCCCCCCATATGTTTTGtatgcaaaaatcttaatttgtaaagcaactagtaactaaagcagaaaaataattgtagtgaagtaaaaagtataatattttCCTGGCATTAAAAgatgactcaagtaaagtacaagtacttcaaaACTGTGAAAGGGGGTCATTTTCTATGCAGTAATACCTACATTTATGTTTAATGGTTTATGTACGAGCATGACTTTGTGATATCAAAACTAGTTCATAAGACAATAATGGTCCGATACACAACTTATATCCAACACAGTGTGTGATGTGAGAACTTTCGACGAGATGGACTTTTCTGTGAAGTGGGAGAAATCTTGTGTCCAGcagttttgaaataatttgcaTATTCATAGATTCTGGAGTTTTCAATGAGAGACAAGGACTACatgtgcttttaaaaatgtttttaataattaattgaACATTTTTGTGGAAAAACCTTATCAGAAAGAAATTGTTATTCTAagcatgagaaaaaaatgtaccgaagtaaaagtacaaaagtactgCAACAAAAcaggtaaaatatgaaaaatataaGTACTCATATAAGTAGCTTACAGCATTGTTGTTATAATTCTGCATcattattactgatgcattgTTTATCAAGGTGGATATAATTGTAActgctttatatactgttgggtaatATTCATATAAAACAATGCATCACACTTTAAAAACAGActtattttaaacaaaattaaatCTTAAAAGTAGAAGAAGAAAGCTTCAAAATGTCGAgcgctttattttgaaaaccaaaGTTGTAGACCGGAAATATTATTGCTGTAACGCTCGGTTTGAGTGAGTACTCTCCGTCTGTACAATGAAATGCTAACAGCTCATGGGTGctgtcaaagttttttttcaagtaAAATAACTAAACAATAATGTCGCTTTCAACTGCACGTTCATTCTTGTCAGAGGCTTGTTATGGCGAACAAGAACTCGACGCCAATTCCGCTCTCATGGAGCTGGACAAAGGTGCGTAAACTAGCTTGCTTGCAAATTAGCATTGGTTGTCGTCTGACCCCGTGTGTTGTGTCTTGCGTCGGTTTAGCTAAATGTTACTGAATATATGAAATTAACCTGTTTTGTTGTGATCGGTGAAATTGCTTGAATTCCAGGGTTGCGGTCGGGAAAGCTGGGAGAGCAGTGTGAGGCTGTGGTGCTCTTCCCCAAACTCTTCCAGAagtacccttttcccatcctcATCAACTCTGCATTTCTGAAGCTAGCAGACATCTTTAGACTTGGGTATGGATGCTTTATAACTTGGTACTAAGACGACTCATTGACTAAATACAATTTTGAAGATAGCTTATCTCAGTTTTTGATGATTGCTAGTAAACTGACAACTTTCTGTCAGTTTGCTCGGTATACTTAATCATAACTAATAGTCTTTTACACGATTACAACAGTAATACATCATAATATTACACACACCTCTCAATAATACACAATACAATTCAACAGGACAACTAACTACATCCTGAAAAATGTACATAAAGTTGAATCAGCGCCTACctaaaacagtttcaacaaaaaactgaacattatagcTTTCATAAAGGAAGGAGTTAATGCACAGCTGGTGTATTTCTTTCACTAACATTATCTTATAAACTGACAACTGAGTGCATGTCAGGTAAAACTACTCAAAGTTTGCTGGTTACAGCTGCTTTTATCCATTTCATGtattaaaggtacactgtgttgtgttttaagtattttattagctaaaatcaatgtcttcattcataaatatgtcctcattggtgtaaaattacctctgccaatgatctgacttatcctcgtaagcgaagaatttcttatctgtatttacattggacgggcaagtccaaggaagcttccatgtcgttccgccattttgaaaaactataatcgctgagagggacataaagcactagcctacctgtctagctaatccacaacgcgttttcgttcagagccagcgtcacgtgactgaaaccagctgaaacggaggagatcagtgagaggcgcttgtcgCTGtcccggcaaatttgaaagcctgcactgcactttagttcataatggaggatcatacttatgccgagccacaggagaaggaatcctcgtcgccaaaaaagcgaaaattggaagacatgttgtcatagcttcttggtacataacggctaccgtagttgcaacacgcatttgaaaaagcgaggcgctagagagcactattcgtttgaatgcaaaatacaatttcaccgctacatgggagaaattcctacacagtgtaccttttttAAGGgatttcgtttttgttttttttgcggtTGGTAGTACTTAgaaagcaatttgaagacatttggTGCTTGTGATAAGCAATATTTTAAACATTGAATAACCATACCAGGGTTTCCCCTAGAAAAGTTGTTTACCctggtggcaagtgtcttttttttgacGAGGGCACGACTCCGGACAGTCATAttctgatggcagcattaatgtagagtCCAATAGTTTCtatgataacagaatcatggacagAATCGCGCAATTGAGAATTTAATAAAGCTACAAGACAGATTCCATAGAAACCCTACATTAGGTcactgctaaaagctaactgaaGATTTCAAAATATGACTACGTCTAAGTTTCCAACCAAGCCACCCCAATGTACctgtagttaaaaaaaatatatttaaaaatacattaacaaATAATTCCCAGTGGTTTAGGCCCGATGGGGGGGAAACTTAGGCccggtgggccaccaggcttgcaatacactgggaGAAACCCTACATACTATATATTAAATGAAAGATGATATAATTAAAAGTAAGTAATCATTAGTAACATGTCTATGGTGGGTGATTGGTGAAATTGCGGTACCGATCTCTGTTTCTAAAAGCTTGTCTCTCTGATTTCAGGAACAATTTTCTGCGCCTTTGTGTGCTGAAAGTAACTCAACAGAGTGAGAAACATCTCGAAAAGATCCTCAATGTGGACGAATTTGTTAAAAGGGTGTTTTCGGTCATCCATAGCAACGACCCTGTGGCCAGAGCCATCACTCTGAGGTAATAATGCTTAATGTACTAAATAAAAAGGATGTTTAATCTTTTGCTGGTTGGCACAGGATTTCTAATTTAGAACGGAGAGACCAACATCTGCTAATGTTGTACTTCTCTTCAGTCCCACAAGAATTAATGTTGCTTGCTTGCCAGCTTATCTGAGGCTTAAAACAGCTATTTCCCTGTTGGTTTATTCAGGATGCTTGGTAGTTTGGCCTCCATCATCCCAGACAGGAAGAATGCCCACCACAGTATTCGCCAAAGTTTGGACTCTCATGACAATGTAGAAGTGGAGGCTGCCATATTTGCTGCTGCAAGTTTCTCTGCACAGTCAAAGTAAGGAAAATTCTTGCTCCACCTGAGCTGTGGTACATACACTATATATGGGATGCTGGTTTGTATAACATAACTTTGGTCTGTTTTCAGAGACTTTGCAGCAGGGATTTGCAACAAAGTCAGTGAGATGATTCAAGGTAAAAATCTTTATCCAGTACTAAAAAGGTCAGAGATCACTTTTAGAAAAACAGCTGTCCAGATTaccttttttttccaagttttgaATATTTGGTAAATCTTCCAAACAACTAtccaaaatttaaataaaaacaaatcaaggcCTAAAACAGGTGATTAATAGTAAATGCATCAACGGATGTCATAGTTAAGACAACCTTTTAAaccttttattaaacaaatgagCAATAACGTGGTTAGTGTGAACATTGTAGCTCACACtaaaataaatacagtccatttaataatcaaaataaacatACAGCTCTGAAAGTATTGTAGAGAAGTATCTGAATGTCTGGATATTTGGAGCCAGGGCTAAGATATATATACATtggaggaaaataagtatttgaacaccctgctattttgcaagttctcccacttagaaatcatggaggggtctgaaattgtcatcgtaggtgcatgtccactgtgagagacataatctaaaaacaaaaatccagaaatcacaatgtatgattttttaactatttatttgtatgatacagctgcaaataagtatttgaacacctgagaaaatcaatgttaatatttggtacagtagcctttgtttgcaattacagacgTCAAacatttcctgtagtttttcaccaggtttgcacacactgcaggagggattttggcccactcctccacacagatcttctctagatcagtcaggtttctgggctgtcgctgagaaacacggagtttgagctccctccaaagattctctattgggtttaggtctggagactggctaggccacgccagaaccttgatatgcttcttacagagccactccttggttatcctggctgtgtgcttcaggtcattgtcatgttggaagacccagcctcgacccatcttcaatgctctaactgagggaaggaggttgttccccaaaatctaacaatacatggccccggtcatcctctccttaatacagtgcagtcgccctgtcccatgtgcagaaaaacacccccaaagcatgatgctaccacccccatgcttcacagtagggatggtgttcttgggatggtactcatcattcttcttcctccaaacacggttagtggaattatgaccaaaaagttctattttggtctcatctgaccacatgactttctcccatgactcctctggatcatccaaatggtcattggcaaacttaagacgggccttgacatgtgctggtttaagcaggggaaccttccgtgccatgcatgatttcaaaccatgacgtcttagtgtattaccaacagtaaccttggaaacggtggtcccagctcttttcaggtcattgaccagctc
It contains:
- the dtl gene encoding denticleless protein homolog, with amino-acid sequence MLFRSIVDRGVGRRRQNALPADPWPRYPLSSVLGGYQCVRQDEHISYGNLGDSVPPFGLAFSSAGHMQNILAVANEEGIVRIYNTESREKSLLKEWLAHDNAVFDIAWVPGEPHLVTAAGDQMARLWDVKSGELLGSFKGHLCSLKSVSFTPQEKAVFCTGARDGNIMVWDTRCSKKDGFYRQVKQISGAHNKAETNTPARTKKRRSSTRGMAPSVDTQQSVTVVLFRDQHTLISSGAVDGVIKMWDLRKNYTAHRQDPVPLQTYLYPGSCMRMRLGYSGLVLDSTRSNVICNCTDDSIYMFNVSGMKTTPVAVFSGHQNSSFYVKSTISPDDQFLASGSSDNNAYIWKISDPKHPPMMLQGHSEEVTSVAWCPTDFTKIASCSDDHTVRIWRLHREMDGAQSSVGEANLVGWARPKSPSRPSIRAETTPAKNQRTESLGGLASPQLAACAPSGAALPLPSSTTSPIPSQGAKAAAAARQGTPSSIKQWLSPSRGSPGQVSPLLRRVLSPCPQSPVSSASPTERRAKRRLETGDSPSAGCGGAEQCDCVTELYPAAKRSQALSGICCPAQESQLQTDCHTEDNKQVSSRQTGKENCSPRAKDWLSAMGQKMRKGQGSPSTPRSPSASKKQYGKTPASPTVCSPQTMKKISMYFTRRPNLE